From a single Miscanthus floridulus cultivar M001 chromosome 8, ASM1932011v1, whole genome shotgun sequence genomic region:
- the LOC136475191 gene encoding uncharacterized protein isoform X1, which produces MAKQGQCKPGGGSKTYVLKLDMHCQCNGCVKKIKDGVKEISISEATGVEQADVSAETGEAKVRVTVGVDMDPEKLCCLLQEATKKKCVRIVLEESVPSPGSGRIARPGQTKNTSVSGQVPSDWVASDSAGWWRHDTSTFPATAPSAPPLPVPEEEDDAWSETTMPSDRCRYRWAAPGSTLGVWAASEITGTLAMYEL; this is translated from the exons ATGGCAAAG CAGGGACAATGCAAGCCTGGTGGTGGCTCAAAGACTTACGTTCTGAAGCTGGACATGCACTGCCAATGCAACGGCTGTGTGAAGAAGATCAAGGACGGGGTGAAGGAGATCAGCATTTCAGAAG CTACAGGGGTGGAGCAAGCTGATGTTTCAGCAGAGACGGGAGAGGCGAAGGTGAGAGTGACGGTTGGAGTGGACATGGACCCAGAGAAGCTCTGCTGCCTGCTGCAAGAGGCAACGAAGAAGAAGTGTGTGAGGATAGTACTCGAAGAGAGCGTCCCATCGCCAGGATCAGGCCGCATTGCAAGGCCTGGGCAAACCAAGAACACCTCTGTGTCTGGTCAG GTGCCGTCGGACTGGGTGGCTTCGGATTCTGCTGGCTGGTGGCGACACGACACGAGCACCTTCCCCGCAACCGCCCCGAGCGCCCCGCCCCTGCCGGtgccggaggaggaggatgatgcaTGGAGCGAGACGACGATGCCTTCGGACCGGTGCCGGTACCGATGGGCGGCGCCTGGTAGCACGCTCGGCGTGTGGGCTGCGTCAGAGATCACCGGGACATTGGCCATGTACGAGCTGTGA
- the LOC136475191 gene encoding uncharacterized protein isoform X2, with protein sequence MAKGQCKPGGGSKTYVLKLDMHCQCNGCVKKIKDGVKEISISEATGVEQADVSAETGEAKVRVTVGVDMDPEKLCCLLQEATKKKCVRIVLEESVPSPGSGRIARPGQTKNTSVSGQVPSDWVASDSAGWWRHDTSTFPATAPSAPPLPVPEEEDDAWSETTMPSDRCRYRWAAPGSTLGVWAASEITGTLAMYEL encoded by the exons ATGGCAAAG GGACAATGCAAGCCTGGTGGTGGCTCAAAGACTTACGTTCTGAAGCTGGACATGCACTGCCAATGCAACGGCTGTGTGAAGAAGATCAAGGACGGGGTGAAGGAGATCAGCATTTCAGAAG CTACAGGGGTGGAGCAAGCTGATGTTTCAGCAGAGACGGGAGAGGCGAAGGTGAGAGTGACGGTTGGAGTGGACATGGACCCAGAGAAGCTCTGCTGCCTGCTGCAAGAGGCAACGAAGAAGAAGTGTGTGAGGATAGTACTCGAAGAGAGCGTCCCATCGCCAGGATCAGGCCGCATTGCAAGGCCTGGGCAAACCAAGAACACCTCTGTGTCTGGTCAG GTGCCGTCGGACTGGGTGGCTTCGGATTCTGCTGGCTGGTGGCGACACGACACGAGCACCTTCCCCGCAACCGCCCCGAGCGCCCCGCCCCTGCCGGtgccggaggaggaggatgatgcaTGGAGCGAGACGACGATGCCTTCGGACCGGTGCCGGTACCGATGGGCGGCGCCTGGTAGCACGCTCGGCGTGTGGGCTGCGTCAGAGATCACCGGGACATTGGCCATGTACGAGCTGTGA
- the LOC136478368 gene encoding uncharacterized protein isoform X1 has product MDHDRLNSPSTSAISLEVMGHRLHISQDPNSKHLGTTVWDASMVFVKFLERNSRKGQFCPSKLKGKRVIELGAGCGLAGFGMALLGCDVTTTDQVEVLPLLMRNVERNRSWISQSNSDSDSIGSITVAELDWGNKEHIKAVEPPFDYIIGTDVVYSEHLLQPLMETITALSGPKTKILLGYEIRSTTVHEKMMEMWKSNFIVKTVSKSKMDVKYQHPSIHLYMMDLKAPLIPEVEATNNGNDEEEVVSNPGEDEDPGVKSDSCSGSSPEAKSGGLDDWEIRRCGAMAARLLKDVKL; this is encoded by the exons ATGGACCACGACAG GTTGAATTCGCCGAGCACGTCGGCTATTTCGCTGGAGGTGatgggccaccggctacataTTTCACAG GATCCAAACTCCAAGCACCTTGGGACCACAGTCTGGGATGCATCAATGGTGTTTGTCAAGTTCTTG GAAAGGAATAGCAGAAAAGGTCAGTTTTGTCCATCCAAGTTAAAAGGAAAGAGAGTGATTGAATTAGGAGCTGGCTGTGGTCTAGCTGGGTTTG GAATGGCGTTGTTAGGTTGTGATGTTACAACAACTGACCAAGTCGAGGTGCTCCCACTGCTCATGAGAAATGTTGAACGCAACAGATCTTGGATTTCACAATCGAATTCCGACTCAG ATTCCATCGGCTCAATTACAGTTGCAGAATTGGATTGGGGGAACAAAGAACATATCAAGGCCGTTGAACCTCCATTTGATTACATCATTGGAACTGACGTT GTTTATTCAGAGCATCTGTTGCAACCTCTAATGGAGACAATTACTGCATTATCTGGTCCCAAAACAAAAATATTG CTAGGATACGAGATCCGTTCGACCACAGTCCACGAGAAGATGATGGAAATGTGGAAAAGCAATTTCATTGTGAAAACAGTCTCTAAATCAAAG ATGGATGTGAAATATCAACATCCTAGCATACATCTCTACATGATGGACCTGAAAGCACCATTGATCCCGGAGGTTGAGGCTACCAATAATGGGAATGACGAGGAAGAGGTTGTTTCGAATCCAGGGGAAGACGAAGATCCTGGAGTGAAGAGTGACTCTTGTTCCGGCTCGTCACCAGAGGCTAAGAGCGGCGGTCTGGATGATTGGGAAATCAGAAGGTGTGGGGCTATGGCTGCAAGGCTTCTGAAGGATGTGAAACTGTAA
- the LOC136475191 gene encoding uncharacterized protein isoform X3, with translation MAKQGQCKPGGGSKTYVLKLDMHCQCNGCVKKIKDGVKEISISEGVEQADVSAETGEAKVRVTVGVDMDPEKLCCLLQEATKKKCVRIVLEESVPSPGSGRIARPGQTKNTSVSGQVPSDWVASDSAGWWRHDTSTFPATAPSAPPLPVPEEEDDAWSETTMPSDRCRYRWAAPGSTLGVWAASEITGTLAMYEL, from the exons ATGGCAAAG CAGGGACAATGCAAGCCTGGTGGTGGCTCAAAGACTTACGTTCTGAAGCTGGACATGCACTGCCAATGCAACGGCTGTGTGAAGAAGATCAAGGACGGGGTGAAGGAGATCAGCATTTCAGAAG GGGTGGAGCAAGCTGATGTTTCAGCAGAGACGGGAGAGGCGAAGGTGAGAGTGACGGTTGGAGTGGACATGGACCCAGAGAAGCTCTGCTGCCTGCTGCAAGAGGCAACGAAGAAGAAGTGTGTGAGGATAGTACTCGAAGAGAGCGTCCCATCGCCAGGATCAGGCCGCATTGCAAGGCCTGGGCAAACCAAGAACACCTCTGTGTCTGGTCAG GTGCCGTCGGACTGGGTGGCTTCGGATTCTGCTGGCTGGTGGCGACACGACACGAGCACCTTCCCCGCAACCGCCCCGAGCGCCCCGCCCCTGCCGGtgccggaggaggaggatgatgcaTGGAGCGAGACGACGATGCCTTCGGACCGGTGCCGGTACCGATGGGCGGCGCCTGGTAGCACGCTCGGCGTGTGGGCTGCGTCAGAGATCACCGGGACATTGGCCATGTACGAGCTGTGA
- the LOC136475192 gene encoding uncharacterized protein codes for MGNQSGRSSNGGDAADAPKATAFVLKVPMHCRCDGCGDKIRAAVKDLKLRCDGIVSLDQSALETKGELSVIATADPERLRRRLRKATGKDVGLVFPKPTAAAAAAADGKDATAAVQALLAGLQLQQPVHAHHGHLLPAGTWNALQHGGYGQAAYPWVLQHQQAPPEPYFASYPAAAPSAPPLPVPEEEEDAWSETTVPVPMGGAW; via the coding sequence ATGGGCAATCAGAGCGGCCGCAGCAGCAACGGCGGGGACGCCGCCGACGCGCCCAAGGCGACGGCGTTCGTGCTGAAGGTGCCGATGCACTGCCGCTGCGACGGGTGCGGCGACAAGATCCGCGCCGCGGTCAAGGACCTGAAGCTCCGGTGCGACGGCATCGTGTCGCTGGACCAGTCGGCGCTGGAAACCAAGGGCGAGCTGTCGGTCATCGCCACGGCGGACCCGGAGAGGCTCCGccgccgcctgcgcaaggccaCCGGCAAGGACGTCGGCCTCGTCTTCCCCAAGCCCACAGCCGCGGCCGCCGCAGCTGCCGACGGCAAggacgccaccgccgccgtgcaGGCGCTGCTCGCCGGCCTGCAGCTGCAGCAGCCGGTGCACGCCCACCACGGGCACCTGCTGCCCGCCGGCACCTGGAACGCGCTCCAGCACGGCGGGTACGGGCAGGCGGCGTACCCGTGGGTGCTGCAGCATCAGCAGGCGCCGCCGGAGCCGTACTTCGCTTCCTACCCCGCCGCCGCCCCGAGCGCCCCGCCCCTGCCggtgccggaggaggaggaggatgcatGGAGCGAGACGACGGTGCCGGTACCTATGGGCGGCGCCTGGTAG
- the LOC136478370 gene encoding uncharacterized protein, which produces MDHDRLNSPSTSAISLEVMGHRLHISQDPNSKHLGTTVWDASMVFVKFLERNSRKGQFCPSKLKGKRVIELGAGCGLAGFGMALLGCDVTTTDQVEVLPLLMRNVERNRSWISQSNSDSDSIGSITVAELDWGNKEHIKAVEPPFDYIIGTDVVRFLCSVLNLF; this is translated from the exons ATGGACCACGACAG GTTGAATTCGCCGAGCACGTCGGCTATTTCGCTGGAGGTGatgggccaccggctacataTTTCACAG GATCCAAACTCCAAGCACCTTGGGACCACAGTCTGGGATGCATCAATGGTGTTTGTCAAGTTCTTG GAAAGGAATAGCAGAAAAGGTCAGTTTTGTCCATCCAAGTTAAAAGGAAAGAGAGTGATTGAATTAGGAGCTGGCTGTGGTCTAGCTGGGTTTG GAATGGCGTTGTTAGGTTGTGATGTTACAACAACTGACCAAGTCGAGGTGCTCCCACTGCTCATGAGAAATGTTGAACGCAACAGATCTTGGATTTCACAATCGAATTCCGACTCAG ATTCCATCGGCTCAATTACAGTTGCAGAATTGGATTGGGGGAACAAAGAACATATCAAGGCCGTTGAACCTCCATTTGATTACATCATTGGAACTGACGTTGTAAGATTTTTATGCAGCGTCTTGAATCTTTTCTGA
- the LOC136478368 gene encoding uncharacterized protein isoform X2, with the protein MGHRLHISQDPNSKHLGTTVWDASMVFVKFLERNSRKGQFCPSKLKGKRVIELGAGCGLAGFGMALLGCDVTTTDQVEVLPLLMRNVERNRSWISQSNSDSDSIGSITVAELDWGNKEHIKAVEPPFDYIIGTDVVYSEHLLQPLMETITALSGPKTKILLGYEIRSTTVHEKMMEMWKSNFIVKTVSKSKMDVKYQHPSIHLYMMDLKAPLIPEVEATNNGNDEEEVVSNPGEDEDPGVKSDSCSGSSPEAKSGGLDDWEIRRCGAMAARLLKDVKL; encoded by the exons atgggccaccggctacataTTTCACAG GATCCAAACTCCAAGCACCTTGGGACCACAGTCTGGGATGCATCAATGGTGTTTGTCAAGTTCTTG GAAAGGAATAGCAGAAAAGGTCAGTTTTGTCCATCCAAGTTAAAAGGAAAGAGAGTGATTGAATTAGGAGCTGGCTGTGGTCTAGCTGGGTTTG GAATGGCGTTGTTAGGTTGTGATGTTACAACAACTGACCAAGTCGAGGTGCTCCCACTGCTCATGAGAAATGTTGAACGCAACAGATCTTGGATTTCACAATCGAATTCCGACTCAG ATTCCATCGGCTCAATTACAGTTGCAGAATTGGATTGGGGGAACAAAGAACATATCAAGGCCGTTGAACCTCCATTTGATTACATCATTGGAACTGACGTT GTTTATTCAGAGCATCTGTTGCAACCTCTAATGGAGACAATTACTGCATTATCTGGTCCCAAAACAAAAATATTG CTAGGATACGAGATCCGTTCGACCACAGTCCACGAGAAGATGATGGAAATGTGGAAAAGCAATTTCATTGTGAAAACAGTCTCTAAATCAAAG ATGGATGTGAAATATCAACATCCTAGCATACATCTCTACATGATGGACCTGAAAGCACCATTGATCCCGGAGGTTGAGGCTACCAATAATGGGAATGACGAGGAAGAGGTTGTTTCGAATCCAGGGGAAGACGAAGATCCTGGAGTGAAGAGTGACTCTTGTTCCGGCTCGTCACCAGAGGCTAAGAGCGGCGGTCTGGATGATTGGGAAATCAGAAGGTGTGGGGCTATGGCTGCAAGGCTTCTGAAGGATGTGAAACTGTAA